One window of the Candidatus Sulfotelmatobacter sp. genome contains the following:
- a CDS encoding FecR family protein has translation MGRTPLLVMCALLVALPAVQAQAAAGDKELARVRGTVEYQLADEPFRPIAGSLVVPDDALAVTLADSRALLRLPDSSTVDIGARARVRVGAFNALASEKPTTLTVELGAIHFTIRHPAGAHANYVFVTPTAQVAVRGTEGYLVAGPRGTDFYCADCTAGDVTVQVGPTAYTLTTGQQIIVVGSDAATANVTVVKAPCVNPAAIAISAGKLGRNVPPERQVDTTDSLSADPLLAPAPSPRP, from the coding sequence GTGGGACGGACGCCGCTGCTGGTGATGTGCGCGTTGCTCGTCGCCCTACCGGCCGTTCAGGCGCAAGCGGCAGCAGGCGACAAGGAGCTGGCGCGCGTGCGCGGGACGGTCGAATATCAGCTTGCGGACGAGCCGTTCCGGCCGATCGCCGGGAGTCTCGTCGTCCCGGACGACGCGCTCGCGGTGACGCTGGCCGACTCCCGAGCGCTGCTGCGGCTGCCGGACTCCTCGACCGTCGACATCGGCGCGCGGGCACGGGTCCGCGTCGGCGCCTTCAACGCGCTCGCGAGTGAGAAGCCGACGACGTTGACGGTCGAGCTGGGCGCGATCCATTTCACGATCCGGCACCCCGCCGGCGCGCACGCGAACTACGTGTTCGTGACGCCGACGGCGCAGGTCGCGGTGCGCGGCACCGAAGGCTACTTGGTCGCCGGACCGCGCGGGACCGACTTCTACTGCGCCGACTGCACCGCCGGCGACGTCACCGTGCAGGTCGGGCCGACGGCGTACACGCTCACGACCGGCCAGCAGATCATCGTCGTCGGGAGCGACGCCGCGACGGCCAATGTGACCGTCGTCAAGGCGCCCTGCGTGAACCCGGCCGCGATCGCGATCAGCGCCGGCAAGCTCGGCCGCAACGTGCCGCCGGAGCGGCAAGTCGACACGACCGACTCGCTGAGCGCCGATCCGCTGCTCGCACCGGCGCCGTCACCGCGGCCGTGA
- a CDS encoding aminotransferase class I/II-fold pyridoxal phosphate-dependent enzyme encodes MSAYHGGDLTAVAREFGRDPAALLDFSANVNPLGPPAGVLDVLRAVLADPRRLSRYPDPRAAALVEVAARALGVAADRVVVGNGGAALLDAAVRALGARRCVLPVPAFSEYARALGAAGIAIVPVELRAADDFALDLVRLLVAVHESGADLCVLANPHNPSGALLPRPAMLALVAELAQQGCAAIVDEAFVDYVPGESIVGELDPELPVVVLRSLTKFYAIPGLRIGYASASPALAPRLRDAFPSWPTGSVEQAAARAALADEAYAHRTRRENAAAREPLVAALTRVGVRVLPSAANFLLLDVSAVASDAIALRARLVREEGIVVRAFPGEPALESAYLRVAVRAGFENAQLVAALERATDRRHPA; translated from the coding sequence ATGAGCGCGTATCACGGTGGCGATCTGACCGCCGTCGCGCGCGAGTTCGGGCGCGATCCCGCCGCGCTGCTCGACTTCAGCGCGAACGTGAACCCGCTGGGTCCGCCGGCGGGCGTGCTCGACGTGCTGCGCGCGGTGCTGGCCGATCCGCGCCGCCTTTCGCGCTATCCCGATCCGCGCGCCGCCGCGCTGGTCGAGGTGGCGGCGCGCGCGCTCGGCGTGGCGGCCGACCGGGTCGTGGTCGGAAACGGCGGCGCCGCGCTGCTCGACGCCGCGGTGCGCGCGCTCGGCGCGCGGCGCTGCGTCTTGCCGGTGCCGGCGTTCAGCGAATACGCGCGCGCGCTGGGCGCCGCCGGCATCGCGATCGTCCCGGTCGAGCTGCGCGCGGCGGACGACTTCGCGCTCGACCTGGTGCGGCTGCTGGTCGCGGTGCACGAGTCGGGCGCCGATCTGTGCGTGCTGGCGAACCCGCACAACCCGTCGGGCGCGCTGCTGCCGCGGCCGGCGATGCTGGCGCTGGTCGCCGAGCTGGCGCAGCAGGGCTGCGCGGCGATCGTCGACGAGGCGTTCGTCGACTACGTGCCGGGCGAGTCGATCGTGGGCGAGCTCGACCCGGAGCTGCCGGTGGTCGTGCTGCGCTCGCTCACCAAGTTCTACGCGATTCCCGGCCTGCGCATCGGGTACGCGTCGGCGTCGCCGGCGCTCGCGCCACGGCTGCGCGATGCGTTCCCGTCGTGGCCGACCGGCAGCGTCGAGCAGGCCGCGGCGCGGGCCGCGCTGGCCGACGAAGCGTACGCGCACCGGACGCGGCGCGAGAACGCCGCCGCGCGCGAGCCGCTGGTCGCGGCGCTCACGCGGGTCGGCGTGCGCGTGCTCCCGTCCGCGGCGAATTTTCTGCTGCTCGACGTCTCGGCGGTCGCGTCCGACGCGATCGCGCTGCGGGCGCGGTTGGTACGCGAGGAGGGGATCGTCGTGCGCGCGTTCCCCGGCGAGCCGGCACTCGAGTCGGCCTACCTCCGCGTCGCGGTGCGCGCGGGGTTCGAGAACGCGCAGCTCGTCGCCGCGCTCGAGCGCGCGACCGACCGGAGGCATCCAGCATGA
- the cbiB gene encoding adenosylcobinamide-phosphate synthase CbiB: MRRRDLAVACALDLALGDPPGWPHPVRAFGAAIAFADRRRARAASPARALAQGALLTIALAGTAALAGRLVERRSRTLAVVLGASTLAMRSLDDAVAAVQHALERADLDAARCALAAIVGRDVDDLDASGVVAAALESLAESFCDGVVAPLFWLRVGGLGGALAFKAISTLDSMIGHREPPYTWFGRVAARADDLANAVPARIAALAVALAARGRVARRRAVATALCDAPAHASPNGGWPEAALAGALAVRLGGRAWYDGVRADRAVLGPTFAPPRLGDLARGRRLVRRATAAVVALTLASAR, encoded by the coding sequence GTGAGGCGGCGCGATCTGGCCGTGGCGTGCGCGCTCGACCTCGCGCTGGGCGACCCGCCCGGCTGGCCGCATCCGGTGCGCGCCTTCGGCGCCGCGATCGCCTTCGCCGACCGCCGCCGCGCGCGGGCGGCATCGCCGGCGCGCGCGTTGGCCCAAGGTGCGCTGCTGACGATCGCGCTGGCCGGGACGGCGGCGCTCGCCGGCCGGTTGGTGGAGCGGCGTTCGCGCACCCTCGCGGTGGTGCTCGGCGCCTCGACGCTGGCCATGCGCAGCCTCGATGACGCGGTCGCGGCGGTGCAGCACGCGCTCGAACGGGCCGACCTGGACGCCGCCCGGTGCGCGCTGGCCGCCATCGTCGGCCGCGACGTCGACGACCTCGACGCGAGCGGCGTCGTGGCGGCGGCGCTCGAGAGCTTGGCCGAGAGCTTCTGCGACGGCGTCGTCGCGCCGCTGTTCTGGCTGCGGGTCGGCGGCCTCGGCGGCGCGTTGGCCTTCAAGGCGATCAGCACGCTCGACTCGATGATCGGCCACCGCGAGCCGCCCTACACCTGGTTCGGCCGCGTCGCGGCGCGGGCCGACGATCTCGCCAACGCGGTGCCGGCGCGGATCGCCGCGTTGGCCGTCGCGCTCGCCGCGCGCGGACGCGTCGCGCGCCGCCGTGCGGTCGCGACCGCGCTGTGCGACGCGCCGGCGCACGCCAGCCCGAACGGCGGTTGGCCGGAAGCCGCGCTGGCCGGCGCGCTCGCGGTCCGGCTGGGGGGACGGGCGTGGTACGACGGCGTTCGTGCCGACCGTGCCGTGCTCGGACCCACCTTCGCGCCGCCGCGACTCGGCGATCTCGCGCGCGGCCGGCGTCTGGTGCGCCGTGCGACGGCGGCGGTCGTCGCGCTGACGCTGGCGAGCGCGCGATGA
- a CDS encoding TonB-dependent receptor, giving the protein MSPSVRAGVSAALLGAACALAPAAPARAAAPSPVPSASPTPPPSIGAVVTSDRRPESLATTTRPTFVVDRATIDAFGDRTVGDALGNVPGVDLFSYGPFGAQVNYGIRGTTSEQTLILQDGIPIIAGTSGSVDVGSLSTIGISRIEVVESGASTLYGTSATGGVVNVISDAQPQSYFRLADGSLGDRDLAAAFGTGGLLVSFERHVADNVYDYPAFAYAGGNATPAGTRTNADAQQSAVRLSYLAQLGAGWTARLTADDTATNIGVPGSLSFLSPDARQGLQREDGQLDIAHTAGPSTLSLSLSGSTQLLDYDYGLGQGAQDTDDARTQASLRYTTSGARTDLVAGLDVARESAVLTFPGEPIEAPEPAVGASAAQAAAYAQVGYDATGALRLVAGLRAEHDAPNGSVAAPSFGAKLALGAARLSANVGEAYRVPTLDELYYPGYANPSLLPEKLTDYDATLAFPALANLSLGYFGRDGSNLIVDNPTTFVPFNASRASVNGLQLNAATPAFGHLRLTAGVTDVYRALDTSTGLRLPNTPPIIATVGLERPFDGGALAYGARVRVVGQTADVPNYNATNAAPYADPFDAYTSADAYVRYRLARTAVLTARVRDLANARYAPIFGYPAPGRTFELELATR; this is encoded by the coding sequence CTCGCGACGACGACGCGTCCGACGTTCGTCGTCGACCGCGCGACGATCGACGCGTTCGGCGACCGCACCGTCGGCGACGCGCTGGGTAACGTGCCCGGCGTCGACCTCTTCTCGTACGGGCCGTTCGGCGCGCAGGTCAACTATGGCATCCGCGGCACGACCTCCGAGCAGACGCTGATCCTGCAAGACGGCATTCCGATCATCGCCGGCACCAGCGGCAGCGTCGACGTCGGCTCGCTCTCGACGATCGGGATCTCGCGCATCGAGGTGGTCGAGAGCGGCGCCTCGACGCTGTACGGCACCAGCGCGACCGGCGGCGTCGTCAACGTGATCAGCGACGCCCAGCCGCAGTCCTATTTCCGTCTCGCGGACGGCAGCTTGGGTGACCGCGACCTCGCCGCCGCGTTCGGCACCGGCGGCTTGCTGGTCTCGTTCGAGCGCCACGTCGCCGACAACGTCTACGACTACCCGGCCTTCGCGTACGCCGGCGGCAACGCGACGCCGGCCGGAACGCGCACCAACGCCGACGCGCAGCAGAGCGCGGTGCGGCTCTCGTACCTCGCGCAGCTCGGCGCCGGCTGGACGGCGCGGCTGACGGCCGACGACACGGCGACGAACATCGGCGTTCCGGGCTCGCTCAGCTTCCTCTCGCCCGATGCGCGTCAGGGCTTGCAACGCGAGGACGGCCAGCTCGACATCGCGCACACCGCCGGCCCGAGCACGCTGAGCCTCTCGCTGAGCGGAAGCACGCAGCTGCTCGACTACGACTACGGCCTGGGCCAGGGCGCGCAAGACACCGACGACGCGCGCACGCAAGCCTCGCTGCGCTATACCACGAGCGGCGCGCGCACCGACCTGGTGGCCGGGCTCGACGTCGCGCGCGAGAGCGCGGTGCTGACCTTCCCCGGCGAACCCATCGAAGCGCCCGAGCCGGCCGTCGGGGCGAGCGCCGCGCAAGCCGCCGCCTACGCGCAAGTGGGCTACGACGCCACCGGCGCGCTGCGACTGGTGGCGGGGCTGCGCGCCGAGCACGACGCTCCCAACGGCAGCGTCGCGGCGCCGTCGTTCGGCGCGAAGCTGGCACTGGGCGCCGCGCGGCTGAGCGCCAACGTCGGCGAGGCGTACCGCGTTCCGACGCTCGACGAGCTGTACTATCCCGGCTACGCCAACCCGTCGCTGCTGCCGGAGAAGCTGACCGACTACGACGCCACGCTGGCGTTCCCGGCGTTGGCGAACCTGAGCCTGGGCTACTTCGGACGCGACGGCTCGAACCTGATCGTCGACAATCCGACGACCTTCGTTCCCTTCAACGCCTCGCGCGCGTCCGTCAACGGGCTGCAGCTGAACGCGGCGACGCCCGCGTTCGGCCACCTGCGGCTGACGGCGGGCGTCACCGACGTCTACCGCGCGCTCGACACGAGCACCGGCTTGCGCCTGCCGAACACGCCGCCGATCATCGCGACGGTGGGGCTCGAGCGTCCGTTCGACGGCGGAGCGCTGGCCTACGGGGCGCGCGTGCGGGTCGTCGGCCAGACCGCGGACGTGCCGAATTACAACGCGACGAACGCGGCGCCGTACGCCGACCCGTTCGACGCCTATACCAGCGCCGACGCGTACGTGCGCTACCGGCTGGCGCGCACGGCCGTCCTGACCGCGCGCGTCCGCGACCTCGCCAATGCGCGCTACGCGCCGATCTTCGGCTACCCGGCCCCGGGGCGGACGTTCGAGCTGGAGCTGGCGACCCGCTAG
- a CDS encoding helix-turn-helix transcriptional regulator: MADRPRTFTTEHAARSTLRYHHHGIAFATIVLEGAYTEVRDGVPRVCPAGTVVLHDPHEEHADYFTRATRCLNVEFDEVALRRARALREPHGAAALPGWLRHTLDAFEWAGPAPLRDAARMAGLHQTHFCREFRRVLGTTPGAFRRRARLDRASALLVASDASLAGIAQACGFSDQSHLTRTFAGTLGLAPAAYRRAFAR, from the coding sequence ATGGCCGATCGCCCACGTACCTTCACGACCGAGCACGCCGCGAGAAGCACGCTGCGCTACCATCACCACGGGATCGCGTTCGCGACGATCGTCCTCGAAGGCGCTTACACCGAGGTGCGCGACGGCGTGCCGCGCGTCTGTCCGGCGGGCACGGTCGTCCTGCACGATCCGCACGAAGAGCACGCCGACTACTTCACCCGCGCGACGCGCTGTCTCAACGTCGAGTTCGACGAGGTCGCGCTGCGTCGCGCGCGCGCGCTCCGCGAGCCGCACGGTGCGGCGGCGCTGCCGGGGTGGCTGCGGCACACGCTCGACGCGTTCGAGTGGGCCGGGCCGGCGCCGCTGCGCGATGCGGCGCGGATGGCCGGGCTCCACCAAACGCACTTCTGCCGCGAGTTCCGGCGTGTGCTCGGCACGACGCCCGGCGCGTTCCGCCGCCGGGCGCGGCTGGACCGCGCCTCGGCCTTGCTGGTAGCCTCGGACGCCTCGCTGGCCGGCATCGCGCAGGCCTGCGGGTTCAGCGACCAGAGCCACCTGACGCGCACCTTTGCCGGCACGCTCGGCTTGGCGCCGGCGGCGTACCGCCGGGCGTTCGCGCGCTAA
- a CDS encoding pepsin/retropepsin-like aspartic protease family protein, whose product MALAPPPLPACAAVTLAHVRAASGDHWNAIAQLTARGRATVSGLHGTARFDDDLRDGRTARRFSIAVMGPSAEIDDGRHWWSQDVSGGVHAYDAWFPRRRAITMEYLTRRAYLDPQPAARITCAGTRIEDGRAVTVLRIVPPGGTPAELAVDARTFLPASVSERLPTTTAVTRYNDYRTVGDVVLPFTIAAGTLHEPEDGYVFDVSRYTVRPSVHASDFTRPRPTGAPVMLGGARTASVPMVLDGAVMMVWASIDGHPPMLFILDTGGHAILTTQTATALGLRPAGAGVTGGSGAGTIAVQYARVRSIRLGAAELRDQPMLVIPYPPAFSDRGRGRAPIAGILGLEVFERFATRLDFHARRVTLTPLDAFAHRGSGSAVPIRFQEDMPLTEASADGHRGLFGVDTGNGGVLLLFGDFLRRTGMFARYPAGRVVIGHGTGGENTARIERLRRFALGGRTIDGMPCAFTDMKSGALSSWTEAGNLGVFVLSYFTPTFDYANGTLYLDPGSAPIGLRRR is encoded by the coding sequence ATGGCCCTCGCTCCGCCGCCGCTCCCCGCTTGCGCCGCCGTCACGCTCGCCCACGTGCGCGCGGCGAGCGGCGACCATTGGAACGCGATCGCGCAACTGACCGCGCGCGGCCGCGCGACGGTGTCCGGCCTGCACGGCACGGCCCGCTTCGACGACGACCTGCGCGACGGACGGACGGCTCGCCGCTTCTCGATCGCGGTCATGGGCCCGTCGGCCGAGATCGACGACGGCCGGCACTGGTGGTCGCAGGACGTTTCGGGCGGCGTCCACGCCTACGACGCCTGGTTCCCGCGCCGACGCGCGATCACCATGGAATATCTGACCCGGCGCGCCTATCTCGATCCGCAGCCGGCGGCGCGCATCACCTGCGCGGGCACGCGGATCGAGGACGGCCGCGCGGTGACGGTCCTGCGGATCGTGCCGCCGGGCGGCACGCCCGCCGAGCTGGCCGTCGACGCGCGTACGTTCTTACCCGCCAGCGTTTCGGAACGGCTGCCCACGACGACCGCGGTGACGCGCTACAACGACTATCGCACCGTCGGCGACGTCGTCCTGCCGTTCACCATCGCGGCGGGGACGCTGCACGAGCCCGAGGACGGCTACGTCTTCGACGTGAGCCGCTACACCGTGCGGCCGAGCGTGCACGCGTCCGATTTCACGCGCCCCCGTCCGACGGGCGCGCCGGTGATGCTCGGCGGCGCGCGGACGGCCTCGGTGCCGATGGTGCTCGACGGCGCGGTGATGATGGTGTGGGCGTCGATCGACGGCCACCCGCCGATGCTCTTCATCCTCGACACCGGCGGCCACGCGATCCTCACCACGCAGACGGCGACGGCCCTCGGGCTGCGGCCGGCCGGCGCCGGCGTGACCGGCGGTTCGGGCGCCGGGACGATCGCGGTGCAGTACGCACGCGTGCGCTCGATCCGCCTGGGCGCGGCCGAGCTGCGCGATCAGCCGATGCTCGTCATCCCCTATCCGCCCGCGTTCTCCGACCGCGGCCGCGGGAGAGCGCCGATCGCCGGCATCCTCGGCCTGGAGGTCTTCGAACGGTTCGCGACGCGCCTCGACTTCCACGCACGCCGGGTGACGCTCACCCCGCTCGACGCGTTCGCGCACCGCGGATCCGGCAGCGCCGTTCCGATCAGGTTCCAGGAGGACATGCCGTTGACCGAAGCGTCCGCCGACGGACACCGCGGGCTGTTCGGCGTCGACACGGGCAACGGCGGCGTGCTGCTCTTGTTCGGCGACTTCTTACGTCGCACGGGAATGTTCGCGCGCTATCCGGCCGGGCGGGTGGTGATCGGGCACGGCACCGGCGGCGAGAACACGGCGCGCATCGAGCGCTTGCGCCGCTTCGCGCTCGGCGGCCGCACCATCGACGGCATGCCGTGCGCGTTCACCGACATGAAGAGCGGCGCGCTCTCGTCCTGGACGGAGGCGGGAAACCTGGGCGTGTTCGTGCTCTCGTACTTCACGCCGACGTTCGACTACGCGAACGGAACGCTCTACCTCGACCCCGGCAGCGCGCCGATCGGGCTGCGCCGGCGCTAG
- a CDS encoding cob(I)yrinic acid a,c-diamide adenosyltransferase produces MSETPGPRGRRTQASISTRRGDAGETSLGGGGRVSKAEARVEAYGAIDEVNTMIGLARTLCEDAEVTAALRTIQRELFAVGSAISTKPDAKKPIPEITKAMVARLDALVARWEAEPNVLRDWSIPGEYRGSAALDVARAMARRAERATVRYVTGGGAVQPTVLEYLNRLSDVLWIAARVVEARAGIDARLRDDAHPGPPWSRAW; encoded by the coding sequence ATGAGCGAGACACCCGGCCCGCGCGGACGGCGCACGCAGGCCTCGATCTCGACCCGGCGCGGCGACGCCGGCGAAACCAGCCTCGGTGGCGGTGGCCGCGTGTCGAAAGCCGAGGCGCGGGTCGAAGCGTACGGCGCCATCGACGAAGTGAACACGATGATCGGTCTCGCGCGCACGCTGTGCGAGGATGCCGAGGTGACGGCGGCGCTGCGCACGATCCAACGCGAGCTGTTCGCGGTCGGTTCCGCCATCTCGACCAAGCCCGACGCGAAGAAGCCGATCCCGGAGATCACCAAGGCGATGGTGGCGCGGCTGGACGCGCTCGTGGCGCGCTGGGAAGCGGAGCCGAACGTGTTGCGCGACTGGTCGATTCCGGGCGAGTACCGCGGCTCGGCCGCGCTCGACGTCGCCCGCGCGATGGCACGCCGCGCCGAACGCGCGACGGTTCGCTACGTGACCGGCGGCGGCGCCGTGCAGCCGACGGTGCTCGAATACCTCAACCGGCTCAGCGACGTGCTGTGGATCGCGGCCCGCGTCGTCGAAGCGCGGGCCGGGATCGACGCGCGCTTGCGCGACGATGCACATCCCGGGCCGCCCTGGTCGCGCGCCTGGTGA